In the Candidatus Cloacimonas acidaminovorans str. Evry genome, one interval contains:
- a CDS encoding phosphate acyltransferase, with translation MQISKLDQMFDVLATRPKKRLVAAWGVDSHTILAAYMAVEKGIVDATLVGDEKLILSVCREHNLDCSQFNIVHCPTDVKSAALAVEMINKGEGDFLMKGLLSTDRYMKAILNKECGLMDPGAILSHVTVAEPRNYHKLLIVGDVAIIPLPDLNQKIAITNYLIKTAHILGIENPKVGLLSASEQTLPKIPSSAEAAIIAKMAQRGQIKGAIVEGPLGFDMIIDRESALIKGVDSPVCGDADCILFPNIEAGNTFYKTIIKLLKSELGAIVMGARVPCVLTSRGDGERSKLYSIALAAMLA, from the coding sequence ATGCAAATTAGCAAACTTGACCAAATGTTCGATGTTTTGGCTACCAGGCCTAAAAAGCGTCTGGTAGCTGCCTGGGGTGTTGATTCCCATACTATTTTGGCTGCCTATATGGCTGTAGAAAAAGGGATAGTTGATGCTACCTTAGTTGGCGATGAAAAACTGATACTTTCCGTATGCCGGGAACATAATCTTGATTGTTCTCAATTTAACATTGTCCATTGCCCTACTGATGTTAAGTCCGCTGCTTTGGCTGTAGAAATGATTAACAAGGGTGAAGGCGATTTTTTAATGAAAGGTCTTCTTTCCACAGACCGCTATATGAAAGCAATATTGAATAAGGAATGCGGATTGATGGATCCTGGTGCTATTTTATCCCATGTAACAGTTGCCGAACCGAGAAATTATCATAAATTACTGATTGTTGGTGATGTAGCTATTATACCTTTGCCGGATTTGAATCAGAAAATTGCCATTACCAATTATTTAATCAAAACGGCTCATATTTTAGGGATAGAAAATCCGAAAGTAGGACTTCTTTCCGCCAGCGAACAAACCCTTCCCAAAATTCCTTCTTCCGCTGAAGCAGCTATAATTGCCAAAATGGCTCAGCGCGGTCAAATCAAAGGTGCAATTGTAGAAGGTCCTTTGGGATTTGATATGATTATTGATAGAGAAAGTGCTCTTATTAAAGGTGTAGATAGTCCTGTTTGCGGAGATGCGGATTGCATTCTCTTTCCGAATATTGAAGCAGGCAATACTTTTTATAAGACCATCATTAAACTGCTGAAAAGTGAACTGGGAGCAATAGTTATGGGTGCGCGGGTTCCCTGTGTTTTAACTTCCCGGGGTGATGGAGAACGCAGTAAATTGTATTCTATAGCTTTAGCAGCTATGTTGGCGTAA
- the thrS gene encoding threonine--tRNA ligase — translation MIKITLPDGSIREYSAPVTALKIAEDISPKLAEEAICAEVNNKMVDINYPIDTDATVVIHTFHTEKGKEVYWHSTAHLMAQAVKQLFPEVKIAIGPAIEQGFYYDFDRDEPFTEEDLQKIEAKMQELSTQALPYYRTELSKEEAIKLFSEMNETYKLELLEDIPEGEIISSYRQGDFIDLCRGPHLPDTGKIKAIKLLRTSGAYWRGDEKNKMLKRIYGISFPTEKELTDYLHFLEEASKRDHRKLGKDLELFSISDEVGPGLVLWHPKGAMVRHLIETYWKEQHLKKGYQLVYTPHLGRANLWETSGHLDFYKENMYSKMDIEGQDYYIKPMNCPFHISIYNSSLHSYRELPIRLAELGTVYRYERSGVLHGLMRVRGFTQDDAHIICTPEQMDMEVDKLIVFSLDMLKAFGFKEFLIYLATKPDDCVGEKEDWDKATASLANSLQKLGLEYKVDEGGGAFYGPKIDIKIKDALGRAWQCTTIQFDFNEPERFDMTYIGADNSAHRPYMIHRAVLGSVERFFATLLEYHSGNLPLWLAPVQIMLIPITDAQLNYARKIEEQLLEQGFRCELDSRSEKMGYKIRSAEKNKIPFMCILGKNEENNNQVTLRQHTVGDLGAMNLEAAIAILRKEL, via the coding sequence ATGATCAAGATTACCTTGCCAGATGGCAGTATACGAGAATATTCAGCTCCTGTTACAGCTTTAAAAATTGCCGAAGATATTAGTCCCAAACTTGCAGAAGAGGCAATTTGTGCAGAAGTTAATAACAAAATGGTAGATATAAACTATCCTATAGATACGGATGCTACAGTAGTTATTCATACCTTCCATACAGAAAAAGGAAAAGAGGTTTATTGGCACAGTACGGCTCATTTAATGGCTCAGGCAGTGAAACAATTGTTTCCTGAAGTGAAAATTGCCATCGGTCCTGCTATTGAACAGGGTTTTTATTATGATTTTGATAGAGACGAACCCTTTACGGAAGAGGACTTGCAAAAAATTGAAGCAAAAATGCAAGAATTAAGCACACAAGCCCTTCCCTATTACAGAACAGAATTAAGCAAAGAAGAAGCAATAAAGCTTTTTAGCGAGATGAACGAAACATACAAACTGGAACTTCTGGAAGATATTCCGGAAGGAGAAATCATCAGTTCCTACCGTCAAGGTGATTTTATTGACCTTTGTCGCGGACCTCATCTTCCCGATACCGGAAAAATTAAAGCCATAAAGTTATTAAGAACTTCGGGTGCATACTGGCGTGGCGATGAAAAAAACAAAATGCTGAAACGGATATATGGAATCAGTTTTCCTACGGAAAAAGAGCTTACGGACTATCTTCACTTCCTGGAAGAGGCAAGTAAACGCGATCATAGAAAACTGGGCAAAGACCTGGAACTTTTCTCCATAAGCGATGAAGTTGGACCCGGTTTGGTTTTATGGCATCCCAAAGGAGCTATGGTGCGTCATTTAATTGAAACATACTGGAAAGAACAGCACCTGAAAAAGGGCTATCAATTGGTTTATACTCCTCATTTGGGACGCGCTAATTTATGGGAAACCAGCGGTCATTTGGATTTCTATAAAGAAAATATGTATAGCAAAATGGATATTGAAGGTCAGGATTATTACATCAAACCGATGAATTGTCCTTTTCATATTAGCATTTATAATTCCAGCTTACACAGCTATAGAGAACTTCCTATCCGCCTGGCAGAACTGGGAACTGTTTACAGATATGAACGAAGTGGTGTTTTACATGGTCTAATGAGGGTTCGTGGTTTCACTCAAGATGATGCCCATATAATTTGCACTCCGGAACAGATGGATATGGAAGTAGATAAATTGATTGTTTTCTCTCTGGATATGTTGAAGGCATTCGGTTTTAAGGAATTTTTAATTTATCTTGCCACTAAACCGGATGATTGTGTTGGAGAAAAAGAGGATTGGGATAAAGCAACCGCTTCTTTGGCTAATTCTTTACAAAAATTGGGTTTGGAATATAAAGTTGATGAAGGCGGTGGTGCTTTTTACGGACCTAAAATAGATATTAAAATTAAAGATGCTTTGGGCAGAGCTTGGCAATGTACTACCATTCAATTTGATTTTAATGAACCCGAAAGATTTGATATGACTTATATTGGTGCGGATAATTCTGCGCATAGACCTTATATGATTCACAGAGCTGTTTTGGGTTCTGTAGAGCGATTTTTTGCTACTTTACTGGAATATCACAGCGGTAATTTACCGCTTTGGCTTGCTCCTGTCCAAATAATGCTGATTCCTATAACCGATGCTCAGTTGAACTATGCCCGCAAAATTGAAGAACAATTACTGGAACAAGGTTTTCGTTGTGAATTGGATTCACGCAGTGAAAAAATGGGTTACAAAATTCGTTCTGCGGAAAAGAATAAAATTCCTTTTATGTGTATTCTCGGAAAAAATGAAGAAAATAATAATCAGGTCACTTTACGTCAACATACTGTTGGCGATCTTGGCGCTATGAATTTGGAAGCAGCAATTGCTATCTTGAGAAAAGAATTATGA
- a CDS encoding KpsF/GutQ family sugar-phosphate isomerase, with translation MNIYETVQEELAKEATAIQKVAKQLSKESLEKAFDLLCKCKGKVVLTGMGKTGIIARKISATLASTGTTSIFLHAAEGIHGDLGMIESGDVVIAVSNSGNTQELINLIPFLKFNYVPIIAITGEPNSQLAKNSDVVLNCHIPKELEPLGLVPTASTTVALAVGDALAIALLKHKNFQLKDLAKFHPGGTIGKKLLLRVSDLMHSGKELPVIEEKAKMSEAIMEMTSKKLGCTAVTNKDGKLTGMITDGDLRRQLHNKGNSLLSYTAKDCMTANPKTLKPEVLAVEALNLMETYKITMIPVVDENNVPVGMLHMHDLITAGVI, from the coding sequence ATGAATATTTACGAAACCGTTCAGGAAGAACTTGCTAAAGAAGCAACCGCTATTCAAAAAGTAGCAAAACAACTTAGTAAAGAATCCTTGGAAAAAGCTTTTGACCTTCTTTGCAAGTGTAAAGGAAAAGTGGTCTTAACCGGAATGGGAAAAACCGGTATTATTGCCCGCAAAATTAGCGCTACTTTAGCTTCCACAGGTACAACTTCCATTTTTTTACACGCCGCTGAAGGTATTCATGGCGATTTAGGTATGATTGAATCCGGTGATGTAGTAATTGCTGTTTCCAATAGCGGAAATACACAGGAACTGATAAATTTGATTCCTTTTTTAAAATTCAATTATGTTCCTATAATAGCTATAACCGGAGAGCCAAATTCACAACTGGCAAAAAATTCCGATGTAGTACTCAATTGTCATATTCCTAAAGAACTGGAACCCTTAGGATTGGTCCCTACTGCTTCCACAACTGTAGCTCTTGCTGTAGGAGATGCCTTAGCTATTGCCTTACTGAAACATAAAAACTTCCAGCTGAAGGATTTGGCAAAGTTCCATCCTGGCGGTACAATCGGTAAAAAACTGCTTTTAAGAGTTTCCGATTTAATGCACAGTGGAAAGGAACTTCCGGTTATTGAAGAAAAGGCAAAAATGTCCGAAGCCATAATGGAAATGACTTCCAAAAAACTTGGCTGTACCGCAGTTACCAATAAAGATGGAAAATTGACCGGAATGATAACCGATGGTGATTTAAGAAGACAACTGCACAATAAAGGTAATTCTCTTTTAAGCTATACGGCAAAGGACTGTATGACAGCCAATCCTAAAACCTTGAAACCTGAGGTTTTGGCTGTTGAAGCATTAAATTTGATGGAGACCTATAAAATAACGATGATTCCTGTAGTGGATGAAAATAATGTCCCTGTAGGAATGTTACATATGCACGATTTGATAACAGCTGGCGTTATTTAA
- a CDS encoding ArsR/SmtB family transcription factor: MKRQNCLCKSISVEEMEDIKTHIPEDATILKMADFFKVFGDGTRLKILYYLSRHELCVADLALLVQMQQSAISHQLKLLRLHRLVKYRKEGTTTYYSLDDEHINSIFKVALEHLQER, translated from the coding sequence ATGAAAAGGCAAAACTGTTTATGTAAAAGCATTTCCGTAGAGGAAATGGAAGATATAAAAACACATATTCCGGAAGATGCAACCATCCTAAAAATGGCTGATTTTTTCAAGGTTTTCGGGGATGGAACCCGTTTGAAAATATTGTATTATCTTTCCAGACACGAATTGTGTGTAGCGGATTTAGCCCTGTTGGTTCAAATGCAGCAATCGGCAATTTCGCATCAGCTTAAATTATTGCGTTTGCATCGTCTAGTGAAATATCGCAAAGAAGGCACTACAACCTATTATTCTCTGGATGATGAACATATAAACAGCATTTTTAAAGTAGCGCTGGAGCATTTACAGGAGCGGTAA
- the rpiB gene encoding ribose 5-phosphate isomerase B, translating to MKIAIASDHAGFEMKEAIKNAFPEIEFVDFGTHNTESMDYPDTGFPAAKAVAEKQCEKGILICGSGIGMSITANKVKGIRAALCGNTDVARLSRLHNDANILVLAGRFTAIPYAIEITKVWLNTPFEGGRHLNRINKIQQGER from the coding sequence ATGAAAATAGCCATTGCTTCCGATCATGCTGGTTTTGAAATGAAAGAGGCAATCAAAAATGCTTTTCCGGAAATTGAATTTGTGGATTTTGGCACTCATAATACAGAAAGTATGGATTATCCTGATACCGGTTTTCCTGCTGCTAAAGCGGTAGCGGAAAAACAATGTGAAAAAGGCATCTTAATTTGTGGCAGTGGAATAGGAATGAGCATTACTGCCAACAAAGTGAAAGGCATAAGAGCTGCTTTATGTGGAAATACAGATGTAGCACGCCTTTCACGGCTGCATAATGATGCCAATATTTTGGTCTTGGCAGGAAGATTTACTGCCATTCCTTACGCCATAGAAATTACTAAGGTCTGGCTAAACACCCCTTTTGAGGGAGGAAGACATTTAAATAGAATTAATAAAATACAACAAGGAGAAAGGTAA
- a CDS encoding serine hydroxymethyltransferase, translating into MNHIQKTDPEIYAAIMNELKRERENLELIASENFTSLAVLEAQGCVMTNKYAEGYPYRWSKKTGAINYNLYGRYYGGCEFINDAERLAIERAKQIFGAEHANVQPHSGSQANMAAYFTLVKPGDTVMALELSHGGHLTHGHPLSFSGQLYNIVPYTVNKETEQLDYDELEALAMEHKPQMILAGASAYPRKLDFARFREIADKVGAKLMVDMAHIAGLVAVGLHQSPVPYADIVTSTTHKTLRGPRAGLILCKEEFAKEVDSKVFPGVQGGPLMHIIAAKAVAFQEALQPEFKIYQQKVVENAETLANALIKKGFKLVSGGTDTHLMLIDLGPEVNGSPSGKKMEEALDKAGITANKNTVPFDTRSPFVASGIRLGTPAVTTRGMGKAEMEQIADLIKRVYDHIDNEEYLQELKKEVHSLTDKFPLYPEL; encoded by the coding sequence ATGAACCATATTCAAAAAACCGATCCCGAAATTTATGCCGCTATTATGAACGAACTGAAAAGAGAACGGGAAAATCTGGAACTTATTGCCAGCGAGAATTTTACTTCCCTGGCTGTGTTGGAAGCTCAAGGTTGTGTGATGACCAATAAATATGCTGAGGGCTATCCCTATCGCTGGAGCAAAAAAACCGGAGCTATTAATTACAACCTTTACGGAAGATATTATGGCGGTTGTGAATTTATCAACGATGCTGAACGCTTGGCAATTGAACGTGCCAAACAAATTTTTGGAGCGGAACATGCCAATGTTCAACCCCATAGCGGTTCCCAGGCAAATATGGCTGCCTATTTTACACTTGTAAAACCAGGTGACACAGTTATGGCTTTGGAACTATCCCATGGAGGTCATTTAACCCATGGCCATCCACTTTCCTTCAGTGGACAGCTTTATAACATTGTTCCCTACACTGTTAATAAAGAAACGGAACAATTGGACTATGATGAACTGGAAGCTTTGGCAATGGAACATAAACCCCAAATGATTTTAGCCGGCGCTTCTGCCTATCCCCGGAAATTGGATTTTGCCAGATTTCGTGAAATTGCCGATAAAGTTGGAGCTAAACTTATGGTTGATATGGCTCATATTGCAGGACTTGTTGCTGTAGGTTTACATCAAAGCCCTGTTCCTTATGCGGATATTGTTACTTCCACAACTCACAAAACTTTACGCGGACCTCGTGCCGGACTTATTTTATGCAAAGAAGAATTTGCCAAAGAAGTGGATAGTAAGGTTTTTCCCGGTGTGCAAGGCGGTCCTTTAATGCATATTATTGCTGCTAAAGCAGTTGCTTTTCAAGAAGCCCTGCAACCAGAATTTAAAATCTACCAGCAAAAAGTAGTGGAAAACGCTGAGACCTTAGCCAATGCCTTAATTAAAAAAGGATTTAAACTGGTTTCAGGCGGAACTGATACTCACCTGATGCTGATTGATTTAGGTCCTGAAGTTAATGGCAGCCCCAGTGGTAAAAAAATGGAAGAAGCACTTGATAAGGCAGGAATTACGGCTAATAAAAATACTGTTCCCTTTGATACCAGAAGTCCTTTTGTTGCCTCCGGAATTCGTTTGGGAACTCCTGCTGTAACCACTCGCGGAATGGGAAAAGCGGAAATGGAACAGATTGCCGATTTAATTAAAAGGGTCTATGATCATATTGATAACGAAGAATACCTGCAAGAATTGAAAAAAGAAGTGCATTCCCTGACAGATAAATTTCCCCTTTACCCTGAACTGTAG
- a CDS encoding phosphate acyltransferase, whose protein sequence is MITKLDELAEKAKNSGKKTRIAVAVAEDSNTINAILRATYEGFIYPVLIGNEIKIKELLTSNIASNQFEIRNITEPNQAVKEAVGMVRNNEADVLMKGLIGTDTFLKAVLDKEKGLLPPKAVMSYTCAIEIPKYHKLLFVSDTAVLIYPDLDQKIAMINYSVAMARRFGIEKPKVALISATEKVSPSMQETLDYALLCKMAERGQIKNCIVDGPLDIFLACDPNSLAIKGIQSPLEGDADILIFPNLESANSFYKGLMLFGEGELAGLICGTTKPVIVMSRSESENSKYYCLALSCLMAEEK, encoded by the coding sequence ATGATTACCAAACTTGATGAACTGGCAGAAAAGGCTAAAAACAGCGGCAAAAAAACCCGCATTGCAGTTGCCGTTGCAGAAGATAGCAATACCATTAATGCTATTTTACGAGCTACTTATGAGGGCTTTATTTATCCTGTTCTGATTGGCAATGAGATAAAAATCAAAGAACTACTGACCTCTAATATTGCCTCTAACCAATTTGAAATAAGGAATATAACAGAACCAAACCAAGCCGTAAAAGAAGCTGTAGGAATGGTTCGCAATAATGAAGCTGATGTTTTAATGAAAGGTCTGATAGGAACCGATACTTTCCTGAAAGCTGTATTGGATAAGGAAAAAGGACTTTTACCTCCGAAAGCGGTTATGAGCTATACCTGTGCCATAGAAATTCCCAAATACCATAAACTGCTTTTTGTTAGCGATACAGCTGTGTTAATTTACCCAGATTTAGACCAGAAAATAGCAATGATTAATTATAGTGTAGCTATGGCAAGGCGTTTTGGTATAGAAAAACCGAAAGTGGCATTAATATCTGCCACCGAAAAAGTTAGCCCTTCAATGCAAGAGACCTTGGACTATGCTCTTTTATGTAAGATGGCAGAAAGAGGTCAAATAAAAAACTGCATTGTAGATGGTCCTTTAGATATTTTTCTTGCCTGCGATCCTAATTCCCTTGCTATTAAAGGAATTCAAAGTCCCTTGGAAGGGGATGCCGATATTCTTATTTTCCCTAATCTGGAAAGCGCCAATAGTTTTTATAAAGGTCTGATGCTTTTTGGAGAAGGGGAACTGGCAGGTTTAATTTGTGGAACAACAAAACCCGTTATTGTAATGAGTAGAAGCGAAAGTGAAAACTCTAAGTATTACTGTTTAGCGTTATCTTGTTTGATGGCGGAGGAAAAATGA
- a CDS encoding heavy metal translocating P-type ATPase, whose translation MVIEEYDVHNLDCPDCGAKIEAEINNLEEVESANLDFINKHLTIEYIEKVDNPLKRLNAIASKIDPDVQFTLAGWEQERTKKKPWFIIVAILVLTFSLFLSSPFSLILGLIAYLIAGHRVIRKAVKEIASRQIFTENFLMTLATAGALYLGELIEASAVMILYEIGLYLESGAIAKSRKNLQALLALKPEKAHLKTENGVEDRKLNTIQKNQIILVYAGERIPLDGVVIKGESTVDTSTLTGEAIPVFVEPKSSVFAGFLNGSGILEIQVQNSEAESMVSRIIKLIENASAKKSDTEKFMTRFAKYYTPAVVLAAILVFVIPSLLGYAYKIWLQRALIFLVVSCPCALVISIPLTYYIGIGKSAKSGIIFKGSIYLDLLSRVKTLIFDKTGTLTTGELSIAEIKTVPDIDQEELKLSTWLCEWTSSHPFAKAVKKAFSYKFEPSKVDAFSEFPGKGILLVYNQDRYLCGSEVFLESFGFLNLLDAGDYSVVHTVKNDIYLGCISFVDELKPGMKEVLTELKQKGVKHLSVLSGDRIPKVEKVAKELGLDSFYAALTPESKLTKLEEIINSSQDMVAYCGDGLNDAPVLARADVGIAMGKIGAQASIETADVVLLNDKPEQLKNAFGISKETNKMVWQNIFLALSIKMLVMILGIAGLAQLWEAIIADVGVTLLVIFNSLRMMKNPDG comes from the coding sequence ATGGTTATTGAAGAGTATGATGTTCACAATCTTGATTGTCCCGATTGTGGCGCTAAAATAGAAGCTGAAATCAACAATTTGGAGGAAGTAGAAAGTGCCAATTTGGATTTTATTAATAAACATCTCACCATTGAATACATTGAAAAGGTAGATAATCCTCTAAAACGCTTAAATGCCATAGCGAGCAAGATTGATCCTGATGTCCAATTTACTCTGGCAGGTTGGGAACAGGAAAGGACGAAAAAAAAGCCGTGGTTTATTATTGTAGCTATTTTGGTGCTGACTTTCAGTTTGTTTTTAAGCAGTCCTTTTTCTCTTATTTTAGGGTTAATTGCCTATCTTATTGCCGGTCACAGGGTTATTAGAAAAGCAGTGAAGGAAATAGCATCCCGCCAAATATTTACCGAGAATTTTTTGATGACTTTAGCTACAGCAGGAGCTTTATATTTAGGTGAACTGATTGAGGCATCGGCAGTTATGATTTTATATGAAATAGGATTATATTTGGAAAGCGGAGCTATTGCCAAAAGCCGGAAAAATTTGCAAGCGCTTCTGGCATTAAAACCCGAAAAAGCACATCTGAAAACGGAAAATGGGGTTGAAGACCGCAAGCTGAATACCATTCAAAAAAACCAGATTATTCTGGTTTATGCAGGTGAAAGAATTCCTTTGGACGGGGTTGTTATAAAAGGAGAATCAACGGTTGATACATCAACTTTAACGGGAGAAGCAATTCCTGTTTTTGTAGAACCAAAGTCCTCTGTTTTTGCTGGATTTTTGAATGGCAGCGGAATTCTGGAAATTCAAGTGCAAAATAGTGAAGCGGAAAGTATGGTTTCCCGCATTATAAAACTAATTGAAAATGCCAGTGCCAAAAAGTCAGATACCGAAAAGTTTATGACCCGTTTTGCTAAATATTATACACCTGCTGTGGTTTTAGCTGCAATTCTGGTTTTTGTTATTCCATCCCTTTTGGGTTACGCCTACAAAATCTGGTTACAGCGTGCCCTAATTTTTCTGGTTGTTTCTTGTCCTTGTGCCTTAGTCATTTCCATACCTTTAACTTATTATATAGGAATAGGTAAGTCCGCAAAATCGGGTATCATTTTCAAGGGGAGCATTTATTTGGATTTACTTAGCAGAGTTAAAACCCTAATTTTTGATAAAACTGGAACCTTAACCACCGGTGAATTGAGTATTGCCGAAATAAAAACAGTTCCGGATATTGACCAGGAAGAACTGAAACTAAGTACCTGGCTTTGCGAATGGACTTCCTCACATCCTTTTGCGAAGGCGGTTAAAAAGGCATTTTCTTACAAATTTGAGCCCTCCAAGGTAGATGCCTTTTCCGAATTTCCCGGAAAGGGAATTTTGCTGGTTTATAATCAAGACCGTTATCTTTGCGGAAGTGAGGTCTTTTTAGAATCCTTCGGTTTTCTAAATTTGCTTGATGCAGGCGATTACAGCGTAGTTCACACCGTTAAAAATGATATTTATTTGGGCTGTATCAGTTTTGTAGATGAATTGAAACCAGGAATGAAAGAAGTGCTAACAGAGCTTAAACAAAAGGGCGTAAAACACTTGAGCGTTCTATCCGGAGACCGCATTCCCAAAGTTGAAAAAGTTGCCAAAGAATTGGGTTTGGATAGCTTTTATGCTGCTTTAACCCCGGAAAGTAAATTAACCAAACTGGAAGAGATTATTAATTCCAGCCAGGATATGGTTGCCTATTGCGGTGATGGTCTTAATGATGCACCTGTTTTAGCCAGAGCAGATGTGGGAATCGCAATGGGAAAAATTGGCGCTCAGGCATCTATTGAAACAGCCGATGTGGTTTTACTGAACGATAAACCTGAACAATTAAAAAACGCTTTCGGCATTTCTAAAGAAACCAATAAAATGGTCTGGCAGAATATTTTCCTGGCTTTAAGCATTAAAATGCTGGTGATGATTTTGGGAATTGCCGGTTTGGCTCAGCTCTGGGAAGCAATAATTGCCGATGTAGGTGTCACTTTACTGGTTATTTTCAATTCCTTAAGAATGATGAAAAACCCGGATGGTTGA
- a CDS encoding Na/Pi cotransporter family protein, with the protein MNLLHIINLVGGLALFLFGINKMSDSLQAVAGSEMRRILKVLINTPLKGVLVGLGVTALIQSSSATTVMMIGLVNTGIMTLNQAVGVVMGANIGTTITAQLIAFNIGQYAFLFVILGVILLFIRKSRAMEHWSQILIGFGLLFVGLNVMAESVIPLQNSEVARNLMIKLATNPILSILVGTAFTMLIQSSSASIGIVMVLASTGLIPFEGALYLVFGDNIGTTITAWLAALSSSNTAKRVAMVHTLFNVFGTIIFGTLTYLGIYTLFINWITPGNVYAGQNMARHIANGHTMFNVINTILFLPFANQLAKLATKIIPPDKVETISLGEPKHLNYTIISNSDLAINQSIKEMREMLRLVRMELMLAYQAFKEKDYKKQMRVSRIEKAIDNLQREITLYLVAVNEKTNAEDIIHKIPALLHTVNDIEKIGDFTEEINKILNEQIIAKKHHLSPKFISIIDELHSKLLYMLDLSIDYLVELKEDYIYKIIEMEGRINETHHHLREEILSQVQNGKCNAAGGLNTIDYIDEVEEIADKLKNLVKAGTHNFVYNRNFVKEPEEEEEKTENDKELTDVF; encoded by the coding sequence ATGAACTTATTGCATATCATTAACTTAGTAGGTGGCTTGGCACTTTTTCTTTTCGGCATCAATAAAATGAGCGATAGTTTACAAGCAGTTGCCGGTTCGGAAATGCGTCGGATTTTGAAAGTGCTGATTAATACACCTTTAAAAGGGGTCTTAGTGGGTTTGGGTGTAACTGCCCTAATTCAAAGTAGTTCTGCTACTACGGTGATGATGATAGGATTAGTTAATACCGGAATTATGACTTTGAATCAGGCAGTAGGTGTAGTTATGGGAGCCAATATTGGAACCACGATTACAGCTCAGTTAATTGCATTCAATATAGGGCAGTATGCTTTTTTATTTGTTATTTTAGGGGTAATCTTACTTTTCATCCGCAAAAGCAGAGCAATGGAACATTGGAGTCAGATTCTTATTGGTTTTGGCTTGTTGTTTGTAGGGTTAAATGTGATGGCGGAGTCAGTTATTCCTTTACAAAATTCGGAAGTGGCACGGAATTTAATGATCAAATTGGCTACCAATCCCATTTTGAGCATTTTAGTGGGAACGGCATTCACGATGTTAATTCAAAGTTCTTCTGCCTCCATAGGAATTGTTATGGTATTGGCATCAACAGGTCTGATACCATTTGAAGGGGCTTTATATCTTGTTTTTGGAGATAATATCGGCACAACGATAACTGCCTGGTTGGCAGCATTAAGTAGCAGTAATACAGCAAAACGGGTGGCTATGGTGCATACTCTTTTCAATGTATTTGGCACCATTATTTTCGGCACTTTAACTTATTTGGGGATTTATACTCTTTTTATCAATTGGATTACTCCGGGAAATGTTTATGCCGGACAAAATATGGCGCGTCATATTGCTAATGGACATACGATGTTCAATGTGATTAATACGATATTATTTTTACCTTTTGCCAATCAGTTGGCTAAGCTGGCAACTAAAATTATTCCTCCGGATAAAGTGGAAACCATTTCTTTAGGTGAACCTAAGCATTTGAATTACACAATTATCAGCAATTCCGACCTGGCAATAAACCAGTCCATCAAAGAAATGCGCGAAATGCTACGTTTGGTTAGAATGGAACTTATGCTTGCCTATCAGGCATTTAAGGAAAAGGATTATAAAAAACAGATGCGGGTTTCCCGAATTGAAAAAGCAATTGATAATCTGCAAAGAGAAATAACTCTTTATCTGGTAGCAGTGAATGAAAAAACCAATGCGGAAGATATTATTCATAAAATTCCGGCACTTCTGCATACCGTAAACGATATTGAAAAAATCGGTGATTTTACCGAAGAAATAAACAAAATCCTGAACGAACAGATAATAGCTAAAAAGCATCATCTTTCTCCTAAGTTTATTTCCATAATTGATGAATTACATTCCAAACTGCTGTATATGTTGGATTTATCTATTGACTACCTGGTAGAGCTGAAAGAAGATTATATCTATAAGATAATTGAAATGGAAGGACGCATCAATGAGACACATCATCACCTGCGTGAGGAAATTCTTTCTCAGGTTCAAAATGGAAAATGCAATGCAGCAGGGGGCTTAAATACCATTGATTATATTGATGAAGTGGAAGAAATTGCCGATAAACTGAAGAATTTGGTAAAAGCAGGAACTCATAATTTTGTTTATAATCGTAATTTTGTGAAAGAACCTGAGGAAGAAGAAGAAAAAACGGAAAACGATAAAGAATTAACCGATGTCTTTTAA